A single region of the Chrysoperla carnea chromosome 5, inChrCarn1.1, whole genome shotgun sequence genome encodes:
- the LOC123300605 gene encoding adhesion G protein-coupled receptor A3: MHQTAGLSLYLLVYLINGEICPAPCICKKLKTQSSTGTDLFKAQCGGIKNKINSLDEIDFTSLAENLVQFKNKLTTLEPNTFKQLPNLRRLDLSSNSLKYIHKDWLNGLTKLERLKINGNQINTIIRGTFDDLTSLKQLDISSNPLTCDCELLWLLDWLQNTSAKFITPPKCAAPFKDRPLRKLKIGVDIHCRSPVGNRDLTELELKPDKNQIVYEGDNIKIKCRAPGVIPDVLHLEEPYSSFVGTAYIYWRFNLEDPIEKFRDIKVENRYLDDSGIFESILNIGIISRNHSGQWTCNLSSDKGNHSKSVSLVVISNSTKYCPTSVTTNNKGTYIWPRTIVDNIVEQQCQGHQLNGLYHVTQAIYQCTEFGTWANLNTTACPYISEVTKILEQFSKVNLNLTKGNFLESVRHLKNYTSDGRLLKDKVDIVFIARTIENYISFVKTERELGGVLIDIVSSLLNLNKKLLEDAQIEDKACTRLVKAVEIISEYTPPPQSLKSNMAVDDFRIKPENFHGLTCAWYSNNREKRAAKPFFCTTSTNLPYMTFEDELIEASIQIPASLFIQLEQQGYQMTNALQLTIAMYDNNKFFPNYRIKEVVTSPIVGATLENIDVSNLSDPVTVMYRYPLLQDVETPILGWWDMELNNGIGGWNKNGCELSHYFHESLIFSCDRLNYFAMLQDVQFAPTSFITGAKFHFSHPAIYAGTFVLILCLFITILTYLLCFNSIQMAKRAKHSLINTWIAICFLVYIFSFGIYQTEDIQLCQIIGIILHYLSLSVLLWMCVSVTTMYKRLSKSDSIHLPVDELPPPDQPIQKPILGLYLVGWGIALIVCGISGAVNMREYASHSYCFLYSGPALSAIFVPAFILIVFIIICSLMIRCAIRCSDVHGQLSEGTQATENVDLDLLEPNLPNISIDRHSFRSISSQTASSNIEDPEHCPSKQLKAHIIVLIFYLFVWIFGALTARRVFKNLIPYDERIFSILYAVAASMLGAFILFFYGVARSDVRCKWAHAKRVWCRTRSISDTNMNLQQNLNQPLTPLTNTQPVPTTGAGTASISGLTAEINNSRSSSRTSSRTKSQNSNILKGAVDLNNVNLNDPDAEAKIANVNLVVLHRQQYRTNNTIPIYSDNGSQGAAEMFYNPHQSTVARKFFKKQRKNMIKHNNLGTRRTRGDGSALSDSASIVSGNKNTVPKTPHKTNIDIKNTNIFGSGTKINNINIHIEPIKEAKQQNKNILSDSGDESEILIDHVTGSVSRILAERESLRQKYTKNNDGSPKKSPSKHDNLHDKTQQSSSNNEIDDDGFDNRMRTVSQQCSLEYSSGSQSDPELDKDDADTTLKLDTIDDLENNLVSEVKQEEEEEEDEEIVLEENLECNLTPENNEGMYSITDISQNLVPDDNSSSIQNDYAENPESAESVHSHVLYPHMPRSIYENPLHSHFLDGSTTTLDSETLFHSRYQPSEASVINSVTSDCDDCDDREGRCAQSSPVSASELDELYEQINRPPQVVVHNRPNYLNESRSRSPILFPPSISFESGLDDIEVNTDFRFNAQGIVATSSRKLSNDLSDTDSDEIKIETTV; this comes from the exons ATGCATCAAACTGCAG gtttaagtttatatttattagtgtATTTAATAAATGGAGAAATATGTCCAGCTCcatgtatttgtaaaaaattaaaaacacaatcgAGCACCGGTACCGATTTATTTAAAGCTCAATGTGgcggtattaaaaataaaattaattcacttgatgaaattgattttactAGTCTAGCTGAAAATTTAGTTCAATT taaaaataaattaactacatTAGAACCAAATACATTTAAACAGTTGCCAAATTTAAGAAGATTAGATTtatcaagtaattcattaaaatatatacataaagacTGGCTAAACGGCTTAACAAAATTGGaacgtttaaaaattaatggtaatcaaattaatacaattatacGTGGCACATTTGATGATTTAACCAGCCTAAAGCAATT AGATATTTCAAGTAATCCATTAACATGTGATTGCGAACTACTTTGGCTACTGGATTGGCTACAAAATACATCAGCAAAATTTATAACACCACCAAAATGTGCAGCACCATTTAAAGATCGACCGCtacgtaaattaaaaattggtgtTGATATACATTGTCGATCACCAGTTGGTAATCGTGATCTCACCGAACTTGAATTAAAAccagataaaaatcaaattgtttATGAAGgcgataatattaaaataaaatgtcgtGCACCAGGTGTAATTCCAGATGTCTTACATTTAGAGGAACCATATTCATCGTTTGTTGGAACCGCGTATATTTATTGGCGTTTTAATTTAGAAGatccaattgaaaaatttcGTGATATTAAAGTGGAAAATCGGTATTTGGATGATAGTggtatttttgaaagtatattaaatattggtATTATTTCACGAAATCATTCTGGACAATGGACATGTAATTTATCGTCGGATAAAGGAAATCATTCGAAATCTGTTTCGTTGGTTGTCATATCAAATAGCACAAAATATTGTCCTACATcag taacaacaaataataaaggTACATATATCTGGCCACGAACAATCGTTGACAATATTGTTGAACAACAATGCCAAGGACATCAACTAAACGGTCTATACCATGTGACACAAGCCATATATCAATGTACGGAATTCGGTACATGGGCTAATTTAAATACAACAGCATGTCCATACATATCAGAAGTAACGAAAATATTAGAACAATTTTCCAaagtcaatttaaatttaacaaaagggaattttttggaatcggtacgacatttaaaaaattacacaagTGATGGTCGTTTATTAAAAGATAAAGttgatattgtttttattgctcgtacaattgaaaattatataagtttTGTAAAAACTGAACGTGAATTGGGTGGAGTGTTAATTGATATTGTGAGTTCattgttaaatttgaataaaaaattattggaggATGCACAAATTGAGGATAAAGCGTGTACACGATTGGTTAAAGctgttgaaattatttctgaATATACACCACCACCTCAATCGCTTAAG tcAAATATGGCGGTAGATGATTTTCGTATAAAACCAGAAAATTTTCATGGATTAACATGTGCATGGTACAGTAATAATCGTGAAAAACGTGCTGCAAAACCATTTTTCTGTACAACATCAACAAATTTACCATACATGACGTTCGAAGATGAATTAATCGAAGCATCAATACAAATTCCCGCATCTTTGTTCATACAATTAGAGCAACAAGGATATCAAATGACAAACGCATTACAATTAACGATCGCTATGtacgataataataaattctttccAAATTATCGTATTAAGGAGGTTGTTACATCGCCAATTGTTGGAGCAACATtag AAAACATTGACGTTTCAAACTTAAGTGATCCAGTGACGGTCATGTATCGATATCCATTACTTCAAGATGTTGAAACTCCAATATTAGGATGGTGGGATATGGAATTAAACAACGGAATTGGTGGTTGGAACAAAAATGGTTGTGAGTTATCACATTACTTCCATGAAAGTTTAATATTCAGTTGCGATCGTCTGAATTATTTCGCTATGCTACAAGATGTACAATTTGCACCAACTAGTTTTATCACAGGtgctaaatttcatttttcacatcCTGCCATTTATGCTGGaacatttgtattaattttatgcttgttcataacaattttaacatatttactGTGCTTCAATTCGATACAAATGGCAAAACGTGCGAAACATTCTTTGATAAATACATGGATTGCAATATgttttttggtttatatattttcatttggaatttATCAAACAGAAGATATCCAATTGTGTCAAATTATTGGAATCATTTTACATTATCTCAGTCTTTCGGTGTTATTATGGATGTGTGTGAGTGTGACGACCATGTACAAACGATTATCAAAATCAGATTCCATACATTTACCGGTTGACGAATTACCTCCACCCGATCAACCGATCCAAAAACCTATTTTGGGATTGTACTTAGTTGGTTGGGGTATTGCGTTAATTGTATGCGGTATAAGTGGTGCTGTTAACATGCGTGAATACGCCTCACACTCATATTGTTTCCTATATTCAGGACCTGCGTTAAGTGCAATTTTTGTAccagcatttattttaattgtatttataataatatgctCGCTAATGATTCGATGTGCCATACGATGTTCTGACGTACATGGACAATTATCCGAAGGTACACAAGCTACAGAGAATGTAGACTTAGATTTATTAGAACCAAATTTACCAAATATCAGCATTGATCGTCATAGTTTTCGTAGTATTTCATCGCAAACGGCTTCAAGTAATATCGAAGATCCAGAACATTGTCCAAGTAAACAATTAAAAGCacatattatagttttaatattttatttatttgtttggatATTTGGAGCTTTGACTGCTCGacgtgtttttaaaaatttaataccgtATGATGAAcgtatttttagtattttatacgCAGTTGCGGCATCGATGTTGGGAGCGTTTATTCTATTCTTTTATGGAGTTGCACGTAGTGATGTACGTTGTAAGTGGGCCCATGCAAAACGTGTTTGGTGTCGAACTCGTTCCATATCAGATACAAAcatgaatttacaacaaaatttaaaccaaCCTCTAACACCATTAACGAATACACAACCTGTACCAACAACAGGCGCCGGAACCGCTTCTATATCAGGATTAACAGCGGAAATTAATAATTCACGATCAAGTTCACGAACTTCCAGCCGtacaaaatcacaaaatagTAACATCTTAAAAGGAGCTGTTGATTTGAATAATGTCAATTTAAACGATCCCGATGCAGAAGCAAAAATTGCCAATGTTAATCTTGTAGTTTTACATAGACAACAATATCGTACAAATAATACAATACCCATTTATTCGGATAATGGATCGCAAGGTGCTGCGGAAATGTTTTACAATCCACATCAGAGTACGGTAGCacggaaatttttcaaaaaacaacgTAAAAACAtgattaaacataataatttggGTACTAGACGAACAAGGGGTGATGGAAGTGCTTTGAGTGATAGTGCTTCAATTGTATCCGGTAATAAAAATACTGTTCCAAAAACTCCACATAAAACGAATATTGATATTaagaatacaaatatttttggatctggaacaaaaattaataatattaatattcacaTCGAACCGATAAAGGAAGCTAAACAACAGAATAAGAATATTCTATCAGATAGTGGGGatgaaagtgaaattttaattgatcatGTTACTGGATCAGTGAGTCGTATATTAGCTGAGCGTGAATCATTAAGAcaaaaatatacgaaaaataacgatGGATCTCCGAAGAAATCGCCATCAAAACATGACAATTTACATGATAAAACGCAACAATCTAGTTCGAATAATGAAATTGACGATGATGGATTTGATAATCGTATGCGAACCGTATCACAACAATGTAGTTTAGAATATAGTTCTGGATCACAATCAGATCCAGAACTTGATAAAGATGATGCTGATACAACACTCAAATTAGATACAATCgatgatttagaaaataatttagttagtGAAGTAAaacaagaagaagaagaagaagaggaTGAGGAAATAGTTTTGGAGGAAAATCTTGAATGTAATTTAACTCCAGAGAATAATGAAGGAATGTATTCGATTACAGATATTAGTCAAAATTTAGTACCAGATGATAATAGCTCATCAATTCAAAATGATTATGCTGAGAATCCAGAAAGTGCTGAAAGTGTTCACAGTCATGTTTTATATCCGCATATGCCTCgatcaatttatgaaaatccTTTACATAGTCATTTCTTAGATGGATCTACAACGACGTTAGATAGTGAAACATTATTTCATTCACG